From a single Nostoc edaphicum CCNP1411 genomic region:
- a CDS encoding septal ring lytic transglycosylase RlpA family protein: protein MNQRHLWTIVTLFLTVLGIPSVGCTQTTKGNALASQKSPAPDVVKVGEYQSRAGKQTLDAVITEIHPHDIKGRKAATLFIRNIPVLTFLSSVSNTNLETKKVGEIGNTRGVQKYALIASNSSNALNSGNVTDVSNQISSADNDPVQIAGVIAAKINQLNRENVDGSKITVSWKAGEKSTGNQAQNKSAPLQQNSDRYVIKINGEELVEINEGTRLADSTNNLAQDALQATNRLRRLLGNASPLKEIANMPVRQPISMPKQPQQIAVGSVQATLRGIASFYGYDFAGNPTASGQRFNPEGMTAAHRSLPFGTKVRVTNTRNGRSVVLRINDRGPFIRGRIIDVSTGAARVLGMMGSGIAPVQVEVLGK, encoded by the coding sequence ATGAATCAAAGACATTTGTGGACTATTGTTACCCTGTTTCTGACTGTTTTGGGAATCCCCTCAGTCGGTTGCACTCAAACCACCAAGGGAAATGCGCTAGCATCGCAAAAATCACCCGCCCCTGATGTGGTTAAGGTGGGAGAGTACCAATCCAGAGCAGGGAAACAAACCTTGGATGCTGTGATTACAGAAATTCATCCTCACGACATTAAAGGACGTAAGGCGGCAACCCTTTTTATCAGAAATATACCTGTTTTAACCTTTTTGAGTTCTGTATCAAATACGAATCTTGAAACGAAAAAAGTTGGTGAAATTGGAAATACTAGGGGCGTACAAAAGTACGCCCTTATTGCTAGTAATTCATCAAATGCACTGAATTCTGGCAACGTCACAGATGTAAGTAACCAGATTAGTTCCGCCGACAATGACCCGGTTCAGATAGCTGGTGTAATAGCAGCTAAGATCAACCAGTTGAATCGGGAAAATGTGGACGGGAGTAAGATTACCGTAAGCTGGAAAGCAGGGGAAAAATCTACTGGCAATCAAGCGCAAAACAAAAGCGCTCCCCTCCAGCAAAATAGCGATCGCTATGTAATCAAAATTAATGGCGAAGAATTGGTCGAAATCAACGAAGGTACGCGACTAGCAGATAGCACCAACAATCTGGCGCAAGATGCTTTGCAAGCAACCAATCGTCTGCGGAGGCTATTAGGTAATGCATCTCCCCTAAAAGAGATTGCGAATATGCCAGTGCGTCAACCAATATCAATGCCAAAGCAGCCTCAGCAAATTGCCGTCGGCTCTGTGCAAGCCACCTTGAGAGGTATAGCTTCTTTTTATGGCTATGACTTTGCTGGTAATCCCACTGCTAGCGGTCAGAGATTTAACCCTGAAGGAATGACTGCCGCTCATCGCAGCTTACCCTTTGGTACAAAAGTCCGTGTAACCAACACCCGCAATGGTCGTTCTGTAGTGCTACGGATTAATGATCGAGGCCCATTCATTCGGGGTCGAATCATTGACGTGTCTACTGGCGCGGCTAGAGTTTTGGGAATGATGGGCAGTGGCATAGCACCAGTACAAGTTGAAGTCTTGGGAAAATAA
- a CDS encoding bifunctional pantoate--beta-alanine ligase/(d)CMP kinase, whose amino-acid sequence MRLLTTVAALRCYLTKRYSENKLIAVTEDLRLDEMTGWYQTAVGLVPTMGNLHQGHLSLIQRARQENSTVIVSIFVNPLQFAPNEDFQRYPRTLEQDQQLCEQAGVDAIFAPTPEDMAVPQKSIQESKVTQVIPPSAMITGLCGRSRQGHFQGVATIVTKLFNLVQPDRAYFGQKDGQQLAIIKRLVADLNLPVEIVACPTVREGSGLAFSSRNQYLTATAKEEAAVLYRGLRRAQAAFRAGDRDRDKLIAVVQQEVAMVSTVSVEYIELVEPTTLMSLEKVEEEGMLAIAARLGATRLIDNTILRDRQPIIAIDGPAGAGKSTVARQVAANLGLVYLDTGAMYRAVTWLVLQKGIAIDDECAIAELTNQCKIELTPNQDLQSSVRVWIDGTDVTQAIRTIEVTSQVSAIAAQSAVRQALVKQQQNWGKRGGLVAEGRDIGTHVFPDAEVKIFLTASVSERARRRQQDFHKQGQPEVSLEQLEHDIAERDWKDSTRKVSPLQKAADAIEVVTDGLNTFEVTAQIVNYYQQHLSQ is encoded by the coding sequence GTGCGCCTGCTGACAACAGTCGCAGCTTTACGCTGCTATTTAACTAAACGCTACTCAGAAAACAAGCTGATTGCGGTTACTGAGGATCTGAGACTAGATGAGATGACTGGCTGGTATCAGACGGCGGTCGGTCTGGTGCCAACGATGGGGAATTTACATCAAGGCCATTTAAGCTTAATCCAACGGGCGCGGCAAGAAAATTCTACGGTGATTGTGAGTATTTTCGTCAATCCTCTGCAATTTGCTCCCAATGAGGATTTTCAACGCTACCCCCGCACTTTAGAGCAAGACCAACAACTTTGCGAACAAGCTGGGGTAGATGCTATTTTCGCACCGACTCCGGAAGATATGGCAGTTCCCCAGAAGAGTATACAAGAATCAAAAGTTACACAAGTTATCCCCCCATCTGCTATGATAACAGGCTTGTGTGGTCGTTCTCGGCAAGGTCACTTTCAAGGTGTCGCTACGATTGTGACCAAACTTTTCAACTTGGTACAGCCTGACCGTGCCTACTTTGGTCAAAAGGATGGTCAGCAACTGGCAATTATTAAACGCTTAGTAGCTGATTTAAATTTGCCAGTAGAAATTGTTGCTTGTCCAACAGTGCGGGAAGGGTCGGGTCTTGCCTTCAGTTCTCGTAATCAATATTTGACTGCAACGGCAAAAGAGGAAGCAGCGGTATTATATCGCGGCTTGCGACGGGCCCAAGCCGCGTTTCGGGCAGGCGATCGCGATCGCGACAAGTTGATAGCAGTGGTACAGCAAGAAGTGGCAATGGTCAGCACGGTCTCAGTGGAATATATTGAATTGGTTGAACCGACTACGTTGATGTCTTTAGAAAAAGTTGAGGAGGAAGGAATGTTGGCGATCGCAGCTCGTCTTGGTGCTACACGTTTGATTGACAATACGATATTGCGCGATCGTCAACCCATTATCGCCATTGATGGCCCAGCTGGGGCTGGAAAGTCCACGGTGGCGCGGCAAGTGGCAGCAAACCTGGGTTTAGTGTATTTAGATACAGGAGCAATGTACCGTGCTGTCACTTGGTTAGTATTACAAAAGGGGATTGCGATTGATGATGAGTGTGCGATCGCTGAATTAACTAACCAGTGTAAAATCGAACTTACTCCTAATCAGGATTTACAATCTTCTGTGCGGGTTTGGATTGATGGTACTGATGTTACCCAGGCAATTCGCACCATTGAGGTCACTTCTCAAGTATCTGCGATCGCAGCACAAAGCGCTGTCCGTCAAGCACTGGTTAAACAGCAGCAAAACTGGGGTAAAAGAGGTGGTTTAGTAGCTGAGGGTCGGGATATCGGTACTCATGTTTTCCCCGACGCCGAAGTGAAAATCTTCTTAACCGCTTCTGTCAGTGAACGCGCCCGTCGCCGCCAGCAAGACTTTCACAAACAAGGTCAGCCCGAAGTGAGTTTAGAGCAGCTAGAACACGACATTGCCGAACGTGACTGGAAAGATAGTACACGCAAAGTTTCTCCTTTGCAAAAAGCAGCCGATGCGATCGAAGTTGTAACCGACGGTTTAAACACTTTTGAAGTCACAGCACAAATCGTTAATTATTACCAGCAGCATTTATCTCAGTAG
- a CDS encoding superoxide dismutase: MVFVQPPLPFDKNALEPHGMKAETFEYHYGKHHKAYVDNLNKLTEGTELADKSLEEVIKISFQDSSKAGIFNNAAQVWNHTFFWNSLKPGGGGAPTGDLAAKIDKDFGSFDKFKEEFSNAAATQFGSGWSWLIDDGGTLKVIKTPNAENPLAHGKKALLTLDVWEHAYYIDYRNARPAFIKNFLENLVNWDFAAENLAKA, from the coding sequence ATGGTATTTGTACAGCCCCCCCTACCTTTTGACAAGAATGCTCTAGAGCCACATGGCATGAAAGCTGAAACTTTCGAGTATCACTATGGCAAGCATCACAAAGCTTACGTAGACAACCTCAACAAGCTAACTGAAGGTACAGAACTTGCTGATAAGTCTCTTGAAGAAGTGATCAAAATTTCTTTCCAAGACTCCTCTAAAGCGGGAATCTTCAATAATGCTGCCCAAGTTTGGAACCATACCTTCTTTTGGAATTCTTTGAAGCCAGGCGGTGGCGGCGCACCCACAGGTGATCTCGCAGCCAAAATCGATAAAGATTTTGGTAGCTTTGATAAATTCAAAGAAGAGTTCTCTAACGCGGCCGCAACTCAATTTGGCAGTGGATGGTCTTGGCTCATCGATGATGGTGGTACGCTGAAGGTGATCAAAACACCCAATGCAGAAAACCCTCTAGCTCATGGTAAGAAGGCACTCCTAACCTTAGATGTTTGGGAACATGCCTACTACATTGATTATAGAAATGCCCGTCCGGCGTTCATCAAGAATTTCTTAGAAAACTTGGTCAACTGGGACTTTGCTGCTGAAAACTTGGCTAAAGCTTAA
- a CDS encoding AIR synthase related protein produces the protein MAQALDQVDYDTLDAAKRRFIDAAKRTLGFASNYGIVPASGLGASANAFSFNLAPFLEAGARELSMTLVPEGLGTADDTRPDDLSEEELRRFWWNIGIKIISCLTNDAATSGMQTILLGLYLPSSTPETIFTPAFLDGFLDGVVEGCKRVGCVYLSGETPQLKTKMIPGRLDIAGSVFGVMPAGVAPIDSSRLDAGNTIVLVESSGPHENGFTPLRKLAESLPDGYRTKLPSGQEFWEAMNAASYLYTPLVQAVLGEGIRPTAMENITGHGWQKLMRSVKPLRYVIETMLPVPEIFTFVEGHLEGGAETMLSVFNYGAGFAFYTESEQDAEKIVMLAKEHQLSAVIAGRVEVSLSREVVIEPLGVTLKGDSFGIARGV, from the coding sequence ATGGCTCAAGCTCTCGATCAAGTCGATTACGATACTCTCGATGCCGCAAAACGACGCTTCATCGATGCTGCAAAACGCACACTTGGTTTTGCAAGCAATTACGGCATTGTCCCCGCGTCGGGTCTGGGAGCAAGTGCTAATGCTTTCAGCTTCAACCTCGCTCCGTTTCTGGAGGCGGGGGCTAGAGAACTTTCTATGACACTTGTCCCCGAAGGTCTGGGCACCGCAGACGATACCCGCCCTGATGATCTTTCCGAAGAAGAACTTCGACGATTCTGGTGGAATATTGGGATCAAGATCATCTCGTGTCTGACGAACGACGCTGCAACTTCTGGTATGCAGACTATACTTCTCGGTCTTTATCTGCCGTCGAGTACTCCTGAAACGATCTTTACCCCCGCTTTCCTTGATGGATTTCTGGATGGAGTGGTTGAGGGGTGCAAACGAGTGGGGTGTGTTTATCTCTCAGGGGAAACTCCTCAACTAAAAACTAAGATGATTCCAGGGCGGCTCGACATCGCCGGCTCGGTTTTTGGGGTTATGCCGGCTGGTGTCGCTCCCATTGATAGTTCGCGTCTGGATGCCGGAAATACCATTGTTCTCGTCGAGAGTTCGGGGCCCCATGAGAACGGCTTTACCCCACTGCGAAAGCTCGCTGAGTCACTCCCTGATGGCTATAGAACAAAACTTCCAAGTGGGCAGGAGTTCTGGGAAGCGATGAATGCTGCGTCGTATCTTTACACGCCTCTTGTACAGGCGGTACTTGGTGAGGGAATTCGTCCCACGGCGATGGAAAATATTACTGGTCATGGCTGGCAAAAACTGATGCGGTCGGTGAAGCCGCTCCGGTATGTCATTGAAACAATGCTCCCAGTGCCAGAAATATTTACGTTTGTCGAGGGTCATCTTGAAGGCGGGGCCGAGACGATGCTTTCCGTGTTTAATTACGGTGCAGGATTTGCATTCTATACGGAGTCGGAGCAGGATGCAGAGAAAATTGTCATGCTTGCAAAAGAACATCAACTCTCGGCTGTGATTGCAGGAAGGGTTGAGGTGTCCCTTAGCCGCGAGGTGGTAATAGAACCTCTTGGAGTCACTTTGAAGGGAGATTCTTTTGGGATTGCGCGAGGGGTATAA
- a CDS encoding PHP domain-containing protein — MAVNLARTTASTELLKQIFHNIDAHSCPRLFNFHMHTVYSDGRLQPSGLMEQAIAIGLKGLAITDHHGIIGYQAALAWLEDWKWNNPGESTPHLWSGVEINANLLDIEVHILAYAFGTEHPSMKPYLQRRATTGQEYQASNVIAAIHEAGGLAVLAHPARYKRSHFDLIPAAADKGIDGVESFYAYNNPSPWKPSIVESEQVQKLADEYFLFNTCGTDTHGLSLLQRL; from the coding sequence ATGGCTGTAAATTTGGCCCGGACTACTGCTTCCACAGAACTTTTGAAGCAAATATTCCATAACATTGATGCACATAGTTGTCCAAGGTTATTCAACTTTCACATGCACACTGTCTACTCGGATGGGAGGTTGCAGCCGAGTGGATTGATGGAACAAGCGATCGCTATTGGTCTAAAAGGGTTAGCCATTACCGATCATCATGGTATTATCGGCTATCAAGCTGCACTTGCTTGGTTAGAAGACTGGAAGTGGAATAATCCTGGTGAAAGCACTCCTCACCTGTGGAGTGGCGTGGAAATCAATGCCAACCTTTTGGATATAGAAGTTCATATTTTGGCTTACGCTTTCGGGACAGAACACCCTAGTATGAAACCCTATCTGCAAAGAAGGGCGACTACAGGACAAGAATATCAGGCAAGTAACGTGATTGCCGCTATTCATGAAGCTGGTGGATTGGCAGTTCTGGCTCATCCAGCCCGTTACAAGCGATCGCATTTTGACTTAATTCCAGCTGCGGCCGATAAGGGTATCGATGGCGTGGAAAGTTTCTACGCCTACAATAACCCTAGCCCTTGGAAACCCAGCATAGTGGAATCAGAACAAGTGCAAAAGTTAGCTGATGAATACTTTCTTTTCAATACCTGTGGTACTGATACCCACGGCTTGAGCCTGCTACAACGTTTGTAA
- a CDS encoding precorrin-2 C(20)-methyltransferase, translating into MKPKGRLYGIGVGPGDPELLTLKALRLLRAAPVVAYQSATDKESIARAIVAQYLPGNQIEVLFHLPRALEPEKAKSIYDKEIEPIADHLAAGRDVVVLCEGDPFFYGSFMYLFTRLCDQYETEVVPGVSSLMACPVALGVPFTYYTDILTVLPAPLPAEELTTHLLMTDAAAIMKLGRHFTKVRDILHKLGLASRARYIERASTSQQRIIPLDEVNPDEVPYFSMIVIPTKNRL; encoded by the coding sequence ATGAAACCCAAAGGTCGTCTCTATGGAATTGGTGTCGGCCCAGGCGATCCAGAACTATTAACCCTGAAGGCGCTACGGCTATTACGTGCGGCTCCTGTGGTAGCTTATCAATCAGCCACAGATAAAGAAAGTATTGCCAGAGCGATCGTAGCGCAATATCTTCCTGGCAATCAAATCGAGGTGCTATTTCATCTCCCCCGCGCTTTGGAACCAGAAAAGGCAAAGTCTATTTATGACAAGGAAATTGAACCAATCGCCGACCATTTAGCAGCAGGTCGAGATGTCGTAGTGCTATGTGAGGGCGATCCATTTTTCTATGGTTCGTTCATGTACCTGTTTACGCGGTTATGTGACCAATACGAAACAGAAGTTGTCCCCGGAGTTTCTTCACTGATGGCTTGTCCGGTAGCCTTGGGTGTACCTTTTACCTACTACACCGATATTCTCACCGTTCTACCCGCCCCACTACCAGCAGAAGAACTGACTACACATCTGCTGATGACCGACGCAGCGGCAATTATGAAACTAGGTCGCCACTTTACCAAAGTGCGGGATATCCTGCACAAATTAGGACTTGCATCACGGGCAAGATATATTGAGCGGGCATCAACATCACAGCAACGAATCATACCCCTGGATGAAGTTAATCCAGATGAAGTACCCTATTTTTCAATGATTGTGATTCCCACCAAAAATCGACTATAG
- a CDS encoding precorrin-8X methylmutase, whose translation MPDYIRDANEIYRNSFAIIRSEANLDVLPPDVAKVAVRLIHACGMTDIVTDLGYSPTAVQSARAALANGAPILCDCRMVADGVTRRRLSANNQVICTLNEPEVPELAQRMGTTRSAAALELWRSHLEGSVIAIGNAPTALFRLLEMLDAGAPKPAIILGFPVGFVGAAESKAALAADSRNVPFLTLHGRRGGSAIAAAAVNALATEEE comes from the coding sequence ATGCCCGACTATATCCGAGATGCCAACGAAATTTACCGTAATTCCTTTGCAATCATCCGGTCAGAAGCGAACCTAGATGTGTTGCCACCAGATGTAGCAAAAGTTGCTGTACGTCTCATTCATGCCTGTGGAATGACGGATATTGTTACTGACTTGGGATATTCACCAACAGCAGTGCAATCCGCAAGGGCAGCACTAGCAAATGGAGCGCCAATTCTATGCGATTGTCGGATGGTTGCCGATGGCGTTACCAGGCGGCGGTTGTCTGCAAACAATCAAGTTATCTGTACCCTCAACGAGCCAGAAGTGCCAGAACTTGCCCAGCGTATGGGTACTACAAGGTCAGCAGCAGCTCTAGAATTATGGCGATCGCACCTGGAAGGATCAGTGATTGCAATTGGCAATGCGCCCACAGCACTTTTCCGACTGTTAGAAATGCTCGATGCAGGAGCGCCGAAACCTGCGATTATCTTAGGCTTTCCAGTGGGGTTTGTCGGTGCAGCAGAATCGAAAGCCGCACTAGCAGCAGACAGCAGAAATGTACCATTTTTAACCTTACACGGTCGGCGCGGTGGAAGTGCGATCGCGGCAGCAGCAGTTAACGCCCTGGCAACGGAGGAAGAATGA
- the cobG gene encoding precorrin-3B synthase, with protein sequence MPTLRMSSRHTHRLLPALHGEGVLNLLSGFATCPGLFYATPAADGILSRIRIPGGIISSQQCRAIADIAEQHGGGYIDVTNRANLQVREIRTGINAEVLKYLQDMGLGSGNTVVDQIRNIMTSPTAGIDPQELIDTRPFVQSWDDYIAAHPALSGLSAKFSVCFDGGGIIQVCDRLNDIAFAAVLIDDNVYFRLYLSVGEKGQPPSDTGILLPPEQCLPVLAALADVYLAHSNTTSKRRLRLRELLNTLGCENYLQEVEQCLPFPLLFSEKRKDLTPHQDKLRCTHKSETVYSSEFKRKFYPSLTLPLERGGNCISSFPPFQGGIKGGNSTCVYTVDQGKGEKYQHIGIHPQRQQGLFYIGVVLPLGRLENRQMRGLADLAAKYGSGTLRLTPWQNLLLTDIPQQWVADVQNEIAFLGLDSSATNIKSALVACSGKKGCASSATDTKSHALTLAEYLKTRVTLDCSVNIHFTGCEKSCAQHGKSDITLLGVSIEAENGTVEGYHVYVGDSKYKFGRELYQYVTFAELPALIERMLYVYKIRRLNSDESFGKFANRYALTQLQQLFNIIPQSFVNNKIPNFLEKSAI encoded by the coding sequence ATGCCAACTCTCAGGATGTCCTCAAGACATACTCACCGTCTACTCCCTGCGTTGCACGGGGAAGGAGTTCTAAATTTGCTTTCTGGATTTGCCACTTGTCCTGGCTTGTTTTATGCTACTCCCGCCGCAGATGGTATATTATCTCGCATTAGAATACCAGGTGGAATTATTAGTAGTCAGCAGTGCCGTGCGATCGCAGATATAGCAGAACAGCACGGTGGCGGCTATATAGATGTGACTAATCGAGCTAACCTGCAAGTCCGTGAAATCCGCACCGGGATAAATGCTGAGGTTTTGAAGTACCTACAAGATATGGGATTGGGTTCTGGCAATACTGTTGTAGACCAAATCCGTAATATTATGACCAGTCCAACTGCTGGTATCGATCCCCAGGAATTAATCGACACTCGCCCTTTTGTCCAAAGTTGGGATGATTATATTGCTGCACATCCGGCGCTTTCGGGACTGTCGGCAAAGTTTAGCGTTTGCTTTGATGGTGGTGGGATAATTCAGGTGTGCGATCGCTTGAATGATATCGCCTTTGCTGCTGTCTTAATTGACGATAATGTTTACTTTCGCCTCTATCTCAGTGTAGGCGAGAAGGGTCAACCGCCCAGCGATACGGGAATTTTGTTACCACCAGAGCAATGTTTGCCAGTCTTAGCAGCTTTGGCGGATGTCTATCTAGCTCATAGTAATACTACAAGTAAGCGGCGGCTACGTCTGAGAGAGTTACTCAATACTTTGGGTTGTGAAAATTATCTCCAGGAAGTTGAACAGTGTTTACCTTTCCCGCTTTTATTCAGTGAAAAAAGAAAAGACCTAACCCCCCACCAAGATAAGCTACGGTGTACACACAAGTCTGAAACAGTTTACTCATCTGAGTTTAAGCGTAAGTTTTACCCCTCCCTAACCCTCCCCTTGGAAAGGGGAGGGAACTGTATTTCTAGTTTCCCCCCTTTCCAAGGGGGGATTAAGGGGGGTAATTCGACTTGTGTGTACACTGTAGACCAAGGCAAGGGTGAAAAATATCAGCATATTGGTATCCATCCCCAACGTCAGCAAGGCTTATTTTACATTGGTGTCGTCTTGCCCCTTGGGCGATTGGAGAATAGACAGATGCGAGGTTTGGCAGATTTAGCAGCAAAATATGGTAGTGGAACTCTCAGGCTAACCCCTTGGCAAAATTTGCTCCTGACAGATATTCCTCAGCAATGGGTTGCTGATGTCCAAAATGAAATTGCTTTTTTAGGATTAGATTCCTCAGCAACCAACATCAAGAGTGCATTAGTTGCCTGTTCTGGTAAAAAGGGTTGCGCCTCTTCGGCTACGGATACTAAAAGTCATGCGTTGACATTAGCGGAGTATCTTAAAACTCGCGTTACTCTCGATTGTTCAGTTAATATCCACTTCACTGGCTGCGAAAAATCCTGTGCCCAGCATGGCAAGAGTGATATTACTCTCCTCGGCGTCAGCATTGAGGCTGAAAATGGAACTGTAGAGGGATATCACGTTTATGTTGGTGACAGCAAATATAAATTCGGACGTGAACTATATCAATATGTAACTTTTGCCGAACTACCTGCATTAATAGAGCGGATGCTATATGTATATAAAATTCGACGTTTAAATTCTGATGAGTCCTTTGGGAAATTTGCTAATCGATATGCACTGACACAATTACAGCAATTATTTAATATTATTCCTCAATCATTTGTGAATAACAAGATTCCCAACTTTTTAGAGAAGTCGGCAATCTAA
- a CDS encoding molybdenum cofactor biosynthesis protein MoaE, with the protein MTTTLASAVKPRSEDSFAITFAPLSLEEIYTKSDDPANGAVVVMSGMVRNQTDGKPVVALEYQAYEPMAMRIFYQIAADIRLSTSDVNRVAIYHRVGRLRVGEISVLVAVGCPHRSEAFEACQYAIDTLKHNAPIWKKEHWEDGSSRWVSIGACETSGENC; encoded by the coding sequence ATGACGACTACACTAGCCTCTGCTGTTAAACCAAGATCCGAAGATAGTTTTGCCATTACCTTTGCACCATTATCTCTCGAAGAAATTTACACCAAGTCTGATGATCCAGCAAACGGTGCTGTGGTTGTGATGAGTGGCATGGTTCGCAATCAAACCGATGGAAAACCTGTGGTTGCTTTAGAGTATCAAGCTTACGAACCGATGGCAATGCGGATATTTTATCAAATTGCTGCTGATATTCGTTTATCTACCTCTGATGTGAATCGAGTAGCGATTTATCATCGCGTTGGACGTTTGCGAGTTGGGGAAATCAGCGTTTTAGTAGCAGTGGGTTGTCCTCATCGGAGTGAGGCGTTTGAAGCTTGCCAATATGCTATTGATACGCTCAAACATAATGCGCCAATATGGAAGAAAGAACATTGGGAAGATGGTTCTAGCCGTTGGGTGAGTATTGGCGCTTGTGAAACATCAGGAGAAAATTGTTAA